Proteins found in one Amycolatopsis aidingensis genomic segment:
- a CDS encoding LacI family DNA-binding transcriptional regulator, with translation MDSHPHVTLEDVARAAEVSLATASRALNGTTKVRPDLHERVLAAAEKLAYTPNAHAQALAGASHRTVGVICHDVSDPYFAAIARGVMRVADENELLVMLASTFRDPQKEIAYVSTLRAQRTSAILLVGSGFEDRSWERALAAEIEPYRRGGGRVAVVSRHRGLRVDSVQPANREGAARLAEELLSLGHRRFAVLTGPRQLTTVVDRLEGFRETLAEAGVRLAERDIVESAFTRDGGHAAMSELISRGLEATCVFAVTDVMAIGALTAAREAGIAVPEQLSLAGFDDIPVVRDLTPALTTVALPLEDLGARAMELAIRDSRSSRSRVLRIEGEVRLRASVSRPADRWAGY, from the coding sequence ATGGACAGCCATCCGCATGTGACGCTCGAGGACGTCGCCCGCGCCGCCGAGGTGTCGCTGGCGACCGCTTCCCGGGCACTGAACGGCACCACCAAGGTGCGCCCCGACCTGCACGAGCGGGTGCTCGCCGCCGCGGAGAAGCTCGCCTACACTCCGAACGCCCACGCGCAGGCGCTTGCCGGCGCCTCGCACCGGACCGTCGGCGTGATCTGCCACGACGTGAGCGATCCCTACTTCGCCGCGATCGCCCGCGGAGTGATGCGAGTGGCAGACGAGAACGAACTGCTGGTCATGCTGGCCAGCACCTTCCGGGATCCGCAGAAGGAAATCGCCTACGTCTCCACCCTGCGCGCCCAGCGCACCTCGGCCATCCTGCTGGTCGGTTCCGGTTTCGAGGACCGTTCCTGGGAGCGGGCGCTGGCCGCGGAGATCGAGCCGTACCGGCGCGGCGGCGGCAGGGTGGCCGTGGTCAGCAGGCACCGCGGCCTGCGGGTGGACAGCGTGCAGCCCGCCAACCGGGAGGGGGCGGCGAGGCTGGCCGAGGAACTGCTCAGCCTGGGGCACCGCCGGTTCGCCGTGCTCACCGGACCGCGTCAGCTGACCACCGTGGTCGACCGGCTCGAGGGTTTCCGGGAGACCCTGGCCGAAGCCGGGGTGCGGCTCGCCGAACGCGATATCGTGGAGTCGGCGTTCACCAGGGACGGCGGGCATGCCGCGATGTCCGAGCTGATCTCCAGGGGGCTCGAGGCCACCTGCGTGTTCGCGGTGACCGACGTGATGGCGATCGGCGCCCTCACCGCGGCGCGAGAAGCCGGGATCGCCGTACCGGAGCAGCTCTCGCTGGCCGGCTTCGACGACATCCCGGTGGTGCGGGACCTGACGCCGGCGCTGACCACCGTGGCGCTGCCGCTGGAGGACCTGGGGGCACGGGCGATGGAGCTGGCCATCCGGGACAGCCGCAGCAGCCGCAGCCGGGTGCTGCGGATCGAGGGCGAGGTACGGTTGCGCGCCAGTGTGTCCCGGCCCGCGGACCGGTGGGCGGGGTACTGA
- a CDS encoding exonuclease domain-containing protein, translating into MTAPAGYAVVDTETTGLFSGYRHRIAEIAIIQLDLAGTVTGEWSTLVNPDRDLGPQAVHGIRAADVRRAPRFEQIAGDVAERLRNRVVVAHNWPFDAMHLRSEFERMGIEVPLHPDAGLCTMRAAGVALPGSRRSLIDCCAAAGLPEMSWHTARDDAMAAAFLFQHMMLREPTAVEVTPDQLRTAAWQWPLLDHRQVTPVRRMPAGQVEPHFLARLVERIPRDTQPAVDGYFAMLDGALLDRQISATEADSLLDIAQELGLHKADVLAAHRTYLRALARAGWEDGVITEDERRDLDAVAALLGLDHDSVDAVLEQERNAPAAPGIDRITATVSVGGLVLRPGDKIVLTGTMRRDREEIREQITAAGLRVTTAVSKRTRVLVAADPDSLSGKAKDARQHGIPVVGEETFLRLLDMRLDKGAVSDAY; encoded by the coding sequence GTGACGGCGCCGGCCGGCTACGCGGTCGTCGACACCGAGACGACAGGTCTGTTCAGCGGTTACCGGCACCGCATCGCCGAGATCGCGATCATCCAGCTGGACTTGGCCGGAACGGTGACCGGCGAATGGTCGACTCTAGTCAATCCCGATCGGGACCTCGGGCCGCAGGCTGTGCACGGAATCCGCGCCGCGGACGTTCGACGGGCGCCCCGCTTTGAACAGATCGCGGGTGACGTGGCCGAACGGCTCCGAAACCGGGTGGTGGTGGCACACAACTGGCCATTTGATGCGATGCATCTGCGTTCCGAGTTCGAACGAATGGGGATTGAGGTTCCGCTGCATCCCGATGCGGGCTTGTGCACCATGCGTGCCGCCGGTGTGGCGCTACCCGGGTCACGTCGTTCACTGATCGACTGCTGCGCTGCGGCGGGTCTGCCCGAAATGAGCTGGCACACCGCCCGTGACGACGCCATGGCCGCCGCTTTTCTGTTCCAGCACATGATGCTTCGGGAGCCGACGGCGGTCGAGGTGACCCCTGACCAGCTGCGGACTGCGGCGTGGCAATGGCCCCTCCTCGACCATCGCCAGGTAACGCCGGTACGCCGCATGCCCGCAGGACAGGTCGAGCCGCACTTCCTGGCCCGCCTGGTCGAACGCATCCCCCGGGACACACAACCAGCAGTCGACGGTTACTTCGCCATGTTGGACGGCGCGTTGCTCGATCGGCAGATCTCGGCCACCGAGGCCGACTCGCTGCTCGACATCGCCCAGGAACTCGGCTTGCACAAGGCCGACGTCCTCGCCGCCCACCGGACCTACCTGCGTGCCCTGGCACGTGCCGGATGGGAGGACGGCGTCATCACCGAGGACGAACGCCGGGACCTTGACGCGGTCGCGGCTCTGCTCGGCCTCGACCACGACAGCGTCGACGCGGTACTCGAGCAGGAACGGAATGCCCCGGCAGCCCCCGGTATCGACCGGATCACCGCGACGGTCAGCGTCGGCGGGCTGGTACTCCGCCCGGGAGACAAGATCGTCCTGACCGGTACGATGCGACGCGACCGGGAGGAGATCCGGGAGCAGATCACGGCGGCCGGCCTCAGGGTCACGACGGCCGTGAGCAAGCGAACCCGGGTCCTCGTCGCGGCTGACCCCGATTCGCTTTCCGGCAAAGCAAAGGACGCCCGGCAGCACGGAATCCCCGTCGTCGGTGAAGAAACATTCCTCCGGCTCCTTGACATGAGGCTGGATAAGGGCGCCGTCAGCGATGCGTACTGA
- a CDS encoding fumarylacetoacetate hydrolase family protein, with the protein MKLARLGPQGAERPVLLGDSATYDLSGLTGDLDGQFFAADGLVAVRKLAAAGDLPELAVAPTRVGPPIARPGAVIGIGLNYAAHAAESGSPRPESPVMFLKTPNTVGGPTDAVAVPPGSLRMDWEVELGVVIGKRASYLDSPEDSLAHVAGFVLANDLSERNHQLVDSGGQWSKGKCAPGFTPTGPWLVTPDEVDHRRLRLRSWVNGEPRQDSSTADMIFDVGFVVWHLSQYLALEPGDLLLTGTPEGVALSGRFPYLKVGDVVELEAEGLGRQRQELVAR; encoded by the coding sequence GTGAAACTGGCGCGGCTCGGTCCGCAAGGTGCCGAACGGCCGGTGCTACTGGGCGACTCGGCGACCTACGATCTCAGTGGCCTCACCGGTGACCTCGACGGGCAGTTCTTCGCAGCCGACGGCCTGGTAGCGGTGCGCAAGCTGGCCGCCGCGGGTGATCTCCCCGAGCTCGCGGTGGCCCCGACCAGGGTCGGCCCGCCGATCGCGCGGCCGGGGGCGGTGATCGGTATCGGGTTGAACTACGCGGCGCACGCCGCCGAATCCGGCTCGCCACGGCCAGAGTCCCCGGTCATGTTCCTGAAGACGCCGAACACCGTGGGCGGGCCCACGGACGCCGTAGCCGTGCCGCCGGGCAGCCTGCGGATGGACTGGGAGGTCGAACTCGGAGTAGTGATCGGGAAGCGAGCCAGCTACCTGGACTCACCCGAGGACTCCCTGGCCCACGTGGCCGGCTTCGTGCTGGCCAACGACCTTTCCGAACGGAACCACCAGCTGGTCGACTCGGGCGGCCAGTGGAGCAAGGGCAAATGCGCGCCCGGGTTCACGCCGACCGGCCCTTGGTTGGTCACCCCGGACGAGGTCGATCATCGCCGGTTGCGGCTGCGCAGCTGGGTGAACGGGGAGCCGCGGCAGGACTCCAGCACCGCGGACATGATCTTCGACGTGGGATTCGTCGTATGGCACCTCAGCCAGTATCTCGCGCTGGAGCCGGGTGACCTGCTGCTCACCGGCACCCCGGAGGGCGTGGCGCTGTCCGGCCGGTTCCCGTATTTGAAGGTCGGCGACGTGGTGGAACTGGAGGCGGAGGGGCTTGGCAGGCAGCGCCAGGAACTCGTGGCACGGTAG
- a CDS encoding sugar phosphate isomerase/epimerase family protein, with the protein MDRLSLNQITTNGWSLPEAVAGCAQAGVGWISLWRDKVAEVGVTAAADMVRRNGLQVSSLCRGGFLTGVAPDGSDVDGIADTAVAIEEAARLGAEVLVLVVGGIAGNDLAGSRQRVADGVGELVPLAARHGVRLGLEPLHPIQCAERSVLSTLDQALDIAEQHPAETVGVIVDEFHVWWDPRVEQAITRAAGRIAGFHVCDQLVPLPDPLLGRGLPGQGPIEHRRLRACVEAAGYRGPIEVEVFNAELWRRPGAEVLAEVISSYAEHVA; encoded by the coding sequence ATGGACCGGCTGAGCCTGAACCAGATCACCACCAACGGCTGGTCACTACCGGAGGCGGTGGCAGGCTGCGCGCAGGCAGGCGTCGGCTGGATCAGTCTGTGGCGGGACAAGGTTGCCGAAGTGGGGGTGACAGCCGCCGCGGACATGGTGCGGCGCAACGGGTTACAAGTCTCCTCGCTGTGCCGAGGGGGATTCCTCACCGGAGTCGCCCCGGACGGCTCCGATGTGGACGGTATAGCGGACACCGCGGTGGCCATCGAGGAGGCGGCCCGGCTCGGCGCGGAGGTACTGGTGCTGGTGGTCGGCGGGATCGCAGGCAACGACCTTGCCGGCTCCCGGCAGCGGGTGGCCGACGGGGTCGGCGAGCTGGTCCCGCTCGCCGCCCGCCACGGGGTGCGGCTCGGGCTGGAACCGCTGCACCCCATCCAATGCGCCGAACGCTCCGTACTGTCCACGCTGGATCAGGCGCTGGACATCGCCGAGCAACACCCCGCCGAGACGGTGGGGGTGATCGTGGACGAGTTCCACGTGTGGTGGGACCCGCGGGTGGAACAGGCGATTACCAGGGCCGCCGGGCGGATCGCCGGGTTCCACGTCTGCGACCAGCTGGTACCGCTACCCGATCCGCTACTGGGCCGCGGCCTGCCCGGCCAGGGCCCGATCGAACACCGGCGGCTGCGCGCCTGCGTGGAGGCGGCCGGTTACCGGGGGCCGATCGAGGTCGAGGTGTTCAACGCCGAGCTGTGGCGAAGGCCGGGCGCGGAGGTACTGGCCGAGGTGATCTCCTCCTACGCCGAACACGTCGCCTGA
- a CDS encoding fatty acyl-AMP ligase, translating into MTSSTDPAPPTQDTLVGWLSHWAEVQPTAPALSYVDYARHREGLVDTVRWSELDQLTRALAVRLHEAGARPRDRAAILTPQGNLSVLAFLGCLAAGIVAVPLLGPDVAGQGGRLELVLGECDPEFVLTTRDALPVIRRFVEQCAGADARKLVAVDDLDLGSAARYAAPEPRGADVAYLRFSSGSSGAPAGAMITHANLVANVRQARQACGAGDTGITAVNWLPPLQDLGLLATIGLPMLLGQRSVYLAPLAFAQRPARWLWLLSRFSRCYGAAPDFAFEQCTRIPRRERTGLDLRGVQCLLNGGEPIRAGIVERFREEFTPHGLAPGALRTAYGLAEATALVTTGDPTITAFDAEGLGTATARAAPPDSARARRLVAAGRPAGQLVRIVEPEWCTELDDGWVGEIWLHGTNIAAGYWGRPQRPPGTFGARLESPSAGTPRQPWLRTGDLGFLHQGLLYVTGRIEDLIIAAGFAHCPQDVEHTVRKVHPVLCRDRIAAFGFVDEETGSERVVVLVEVAPRELPRLADRRDIELALRRALLTQHGLRLHDLTYLRPGSLPRTGSGKIQRARCRTRYQAGELPAVVRAH; encoded by the coding sequence ATGACCTCCAGCACCGATCCGGCACCGCCCACACAGGACACTCTCGTCGGATGGCTATCCCATTGGGCCGAGGTTCAGCCCACGGCGCCCGCGCTCAGCTATGTGGACTACGCCCGGCACCGGGAAGGACTGGTTGACACCGTACGATGGTCCGAACTGGACCAGTTGACCAGGGCGCTGGCCGTGCGCCTGCACGAGGCGGGCGCACGGCCGCGGGACCGGGCTGCGATTCTGACCCCGCAAGGAAACCTCTCCGTGCTCGCCTTCCTCGGCTGCCTCGCCGCCGGGATCGTCGCGGTGCCGCTGCTCGGTCCGGACGTGGCGGGGCAGGGTGGCAGGCTGGAGCTCGTCCTCGGTGAATGCGATCCGGAGTTCGTTCTCACCACCCGGGACGCCCTGCCCGTGATCCGGCGGTTCGTCGAACAATGCGCCGGGGCCGATGCCAGAAAGCTGGTGGCGGTGGACGATCTCGACCTGGGTTCGGCCGCCCGGTACGCAGCACCGGAACCGCGCGGCGCGGATGTGGCCTACCTGCGGTTCTCCTCGGGCTCGTCCGGTGCGCCGGCCGGTGCCATGATCACGCACGCCAACCTGGTGGCGAATGTGCGGCAGGCACGGCAGGCGTGCGGAGCAGGCGACACCGGGATCACCGCGGTGAACTGGCTCCCGCCGCTACAGGATCTGGGCCTGCTGGCGACCATCGGGCTGCCGATGCTGCTCGGCCAGCGGTCGGTATACCTGGCACCGCTGGCATTCGCACAACGGCCCGCGCGGTGGTTGTGGCTGCTGTCCCGCTTCTCCCGATGCTACGGGGCTGCGCCCGACTTCGCCTTCGAACAATGCACTCGCATCCCGCGGCGCGAGCGAACCGGGCTGGACCTGCGCGGGGTGCAATGCCTGCTGAACGGCGGCGAGCCGATCCGGGCCGGGATCGTCGAGCGGTTCCGCGAGGAGTTCACACCACATGGCCTGGCACCGGGCGCGCTCCGCACCGCCTACGGCCTCGCCGAGGCGACCGCGCTGGTGACCACCGGCGACCCGACGATCACTGCCTTCGACGCGGAGGGCCTCGGCACGGCCACCGCCCGCGCGGCACCGCCCGACTCGGCCAGGGCACGCAGGCTGGTCGCCGCGGGACGGCCCGCCGGACAACTGGTGCGCATCGTGGAACCGGAGTGGTGCACCGAACTCGACGACGGATGGGTGGGCGAAATCTGGCTGCACGGAACGAATATCGCGGCGGGTTACTGGGGTCGTCCCCAGCGCCCGCCGGGCACCTTCGGCGCACGGCTGGAGAGCCCCTCGGCGGGCACCCCGCGGCAACCGTGGCTGCGCACCGGTGATCTCGGATTCCTACACCAGGGCCTGCTGTACGTCACCGGCCGGATCGAGGACCTGATCATCGCGGCCGGCTTCGCCCACTGCCCGCAGGACGTCGAACACACCGTGCGGAAGGTCCACCCCGTGCTCTGCCGGGACCGCATTGCCGCCTTCGGGTTCGTCGACGAGGAGACCGGCTCGGAGCGGGTGGTCGTCCTCGTCGAGGTTGCCCCGCGGGAACTGCCACGGCTCGCCGACCGGCGCGATATCGAGCTGGCGCTGCGACGTGCCTTGCTCACCCAGCACGGGCTGCGGCTGCATGACCTGACGTATCTGCGGCCCGGCTCCCTTCCTCGCACCGGCAGTGGGAAGATCCAGCGTGCCCGGTGCCGGACCCGCTACCAGGCCGGTGAGCTGCCTGCCGTGGTGCGCGCACACTGA
- a CDS encoding enolase-like domain-containing protein, protein MGGVLSTLSGLIIDRIRTFAVGLPTLRSFDVSGGAVTVAGKPSMRVLVKVSADGVHGWGEVTPLPSWAYETTESIVSTIRPLPRRPPYSASPAGARTGNAGGMLWDRRRAERIRLDWVVGGQGVEQVADSVA, encoded by the coding sequence GTGGGCGGGGTACTGAGCACGCTGTCCGGCCTCATCATCGACCGGATCCGGACCTTCGCGGTCGGCCTGCCCACGCTACGCTCCTTCGACGTCTCCGGCGGCGCGGTCACCGTCGCCGGGAAGCCGAGCATGCGGGTGCTGGTAAAGGTCAGCGCGGACGGGGTGCACGGCTGGGGCGAGGTCACACCGCTGCCCAGCTGGGCCTACGAGACCACCGAGTCGATCGTCAGCACCATCCGACCGCTACCTCGCCGCCCGCCGTACTCGGCCTCCCCTGCTGGGGCGCGCACTGGGAATGCCGGTGGCATGCTGTGGGACAGGCGCCGGGCGGAGCGCATCCGGCTGGACTGGGTGGTCGGCGGGCAGGGTGTGGAGCAGGTCGCCGACTCGGTGGCGTAG
- a CDS encoding dihydrodipicolinate synthase family protein, whose protein sequence is MAGLLLPTRDGELEHWSPTGPAAPAPPPKPPAARVAYAAAHVVADPLSPGEPGAASALDWEATLAFRRYLWSCGLGVAEAMDTAQRGMGLDWPTTRELLRRTGAEARDCGGSWVAGVGTDQLPAGPAGVDEVVAAWREQLDLVVEAGATPVVMASRALAAAAHGPQDYHRAYGALLSGCRRPVLLHWLGEQFDPALRGYWGHTEVRAAARELSALCAEHAAVLAGVKVSVLDAEVEIEFRRSLPPGVACYTGDDFGYPGLIAGDEHGHSEALLGIFDPIAPVAGTALAKLDEGDRAGFLDLLAPTVPLAREIFRAPTRHYKVGVVLLAYLGGHQRHFRMLGGLESARSVPHLAEVLRLADRAGVLPDPDLAVARMRPLLAAAGVY, encoded by the coding sequence ATGGCTGGGTTGTTGCTACCGACACGGGACGGCGAGCTGGAGCACTGGTCGCCAACCGGGCCGGCCGCGCCAGCGCCGCCACCGAAGCCGCCCGCGGCGCGGGTGGCCTACGCCGCGGCCCATGTCGTCGCCGACCCGCTCTCCCCCGGTGAGCCGGGTGCCGCGTCGGCGCTGGACTGGGAGGCGACCCTGGCGTTCCGGCGGTACCTGTGGTCCTGCGGGCTGGGCGTGGCCGAGGCGATGGACACCGCGCAACGCGGTATGGGCCTGGACTGGCCCACCACCCGGGAACTCCTCCGCCGCACGGGAGCCGAGGCACGAGACTGCGGCGGCAGCTGGGTGGCCGGAGTCGGCACCGATCAGCTGCCAGCCGGGCCCGCCGGGGTGGACGAGGTGGTCGCGGCCTGGCGGGAACAGCTCGACCTGGTCGTCGAGGCTGGGGCGACGCCGGTGGTGATGGCCAGCAGGGCGCTCGCCGCCGCGGCGCACGGACCGCAGGACTACCACCGCGCGTACGGCGCGCTGCTGTCCGGATGCCGCCGCCCGGTACTGCTGCACTGGCTCGGCGAGCAGTTCGACCCGGCACTGCGCGGGTACTGGGGGCACACCGAGGTGCGTGCCGCGGCGCGGGAGCTGTCCGCGCTGTGCGCCGAGCATGCCGCGGTGCTGGCCGGGGTCAAGGTCTCGGTGCTGGACGCGGAGGTGGAGATCGAGTTCCGCCGCTCGCTGCCGCCAGGGGTGGCCTGCTACACCGGGGACGACTTCGGCTACCCCGGCCTGATCGCGGGCGACGAGCATGGGCACAGTGAGGCGCTGCTGGGCATCTTCGATCCGATCGCTCCGGTCGCGGGCACGGCGCTGGCCAAGCTGGACGAGGGCGACCGGGCCGGGTTCCTCGATCTGCTCGCACCGACGGTCCCGCTGGCACGGGAGATCTTTCGCGCGCCGACCCGGCACTACAAGGTGGGCGTCGTGCTGCTGGCCTATCTGGGTGGCCATCAGCGGCATTTCCGGATGCTCGGCGGGCTGGAGTCGGCCAGGTCGGTTCCGCACCTCGCCGAGGTACTGCGGCTGGCCGACCGGGCCGGGGTACTTCCCGACCCGGACCTGGCGGTGGCGCGGATGCGCCCGCTGCTGGCAGCCGCGGGGGTGTACTGA
- a CDS encoding HD domain-containing protein: protein MNEDKPAVLDLPSTGLAARAVELAVAAESAATANHSIRSFLFARLLAEHQGMSAGGDYDPDLLLYACVLHDIGLSERGNRHQRFEVDGADVAAEFLTENGLPAAEVDAVWEAIALHTSVGIAGRRGALCRLTHDGIGMDFGFGVDFVSAADGAAIHRTYPRHAMATTLTEEILAQVPARPEKAPPYSIVADLVRERSQPPHRSGLEREADAGRWGN, encoded by the coding sequence ATGAACGAGGACAAACCCGCCGTGCTCGACCTTCCTTCGACCGGGCTCGCCGCACGGGCCGTGGAACTCGCCGTCGCCGCGGAGAGCGCGGCCACGGCCAACCACAGCATCCGCAGTTTCCTGTTCGCCCGCCTGCTCGCCGAGCACCAGGGCATGAGCGCGGGCGGGGACTACGACCCGGACCTGCTGCTGTACGCCTGCGTGCTGCACGACATCGGGCTCAGCGAGCGGGGCAACCGGCACCAACGGTTCGAAGTGGACGGTGCCGACGTGGCGGCCGAGTTCCTCACCGAGAACGGCCTGCCCGCCGCCGAGGTGGACGCCGTCTGGGAGGCGATAGCGCTGCATACCTCGGTCGGCATCGCCGGGCGGCGCGGCGCGCTGTGCCGGCTCACCCACGACGGGATCGGGATGGACTTCGGATTCGGCGTGGATTTCGTCTCCGCGGCCGACGGCGCGGCCATCCATCGCACCTACCCGCGGCATGCCATGGCCACCACGCTGACCGAGGAGATCCTCGCGCAGGTGCCGGCCAGGCCGGAGAAGGCGCCGCCGTACTCGATCGTCGCGGATCTGGTCCGGGAACGGTCCCAGCCACCGCACCGCAGCGGACTGGAACGAGAAGCCGATGCCGGACGGTGGGGAAACTGA
- a CDS encoding Gfo/Idh/MocA family protein yields the protein MAGHEQRSIGIVMNGVTGRMGYRQHLVRSIVAIRRQGGLRLADGTVLLPEPVLVGRDEAKLAAIAEEHGLDRWTTDLDEALATPGAEVYFDAQVTSRREESVRRAIAAGLHVYTEKPIAESTEGALELARLARAAGISAGVVQDKLFLPGLRKLKRLVDGGFFGQILAVRGEFGYWIFEGDWQEAQRPSWNYRAADGGGITSDMFCHWRYVLEDIIAPVRSVQALTATHIPRRVDERGAGYECTADDAVYGVFELDGGIVAQINSSWATRVFRDELVEFQVDGTEGSAVAGLRRCRVQHRATTPKPVWNPDLPAGEDFRAQWQEVPDNEEFDNGFKRQWELFLRHVGSGEPFPWDFLAGARGVQLAELGLRSAHEARRLPVPELAP from the coding sequence ATGGCGGGACACGAGCAGCGGTCGATCGGGATCGTGATGAACGGGGTGACCGGGCGAATGGGTTACCGGCAGCATCTCGTACGGTCCATTGTAGCCATCCGGCGGCAGGGCGGGTTACGGCTGGCCGATGGTACCGTGCTGCTGCCCGAACCCGTACTGGTGGGGCGGGACGAGGCCAAGCTCGCCGCGATCGCCGAGGAGCACGGCCTCGACCGGTGGACCACCGACCTGGACGAAGCGCTGGCCACCCCCGGGGCCGAGGTCTACTTCGACGCGCAGGTGACCAGCCGCCGTGAGGAGTCGGTGCGCCGGGCCATTGCGGCCGGTCTGCATGTCTACACCGAGAAACCGATCGCGGAGAGTACCGAGGGCGCGCTCGAGCTGGCCAGGCTCGCCCGTGCCGCCGGGATCTCCGCCGGCGTGGTGCAGGACAAGCTGTTTCTGCCCGGCCTGCGGAAGCTGAAGCGCCTTGTCGACGGCGGGTTCTTTGGGCAGATCCTCGCGGTGCGCGGCGAGTTCGGGTACTGGATCTTCGAGGGGGACTGGCAGGAGGCGCAGCGCCCGTCCTGGAACTACCGTGCCGCGGACGGCGGCGGCATCACCAGCGATATGTTCTGCCACTGGCGTTACGTGCTGGAGGACATCATCGCCCCGGTGCGCTCGGTGCAGGCGCTCACCGCCACGCACATCCCACGACGGGTGGACGAGCGGGGTGCCGGCTATGAGTGCACCGCGGACGACGCGGTGTACGGCGTGTTCGAGTTGGACGGCGGGATCGTCGCGCAGATCAACTCGTCCTGGGCGACCAGGGTGTTCCGAGACGAGCTGGTGGAGTTTCAGGTGGACGGCACGGAGGGCAGCGCGGTGGCCGGCCTGCGGCGCTGCCGGGTGCAGCACCGCGCGACCACCCCGAAACCGGTATGGAATCCGGACCTGCCCGCGGGTGAGGACTTCCGGGCGCAGTGGCAGGAGGTCCCGGACAACGAGGAGTTCGACAACGGATTCAAGCGGCAATGGGAGTTGTTCCTGCGGCACGTGGGTTCCGGAGAGCCGTTCCCCTGGGACTTCCTCGCCGGTGCTCGCGGGGTGCAGCTGGCCGAGCTAGGCCTGCGGTCGGCACACGAGGCACGCAGGCTGCCGGTCCCCGAGCTCGCGCCGTGA
- a CDS encoding NAD(P)/FAD-dependent oxidoreductase: MTPHIVVLGAGYSGLIAAKLAARRTGANVTLVNERDRFVERVRLHQLAAGQTLRELPLTGLLAGTGVRPVIGRVTGIDPDARTVQLDGAGALHYDQLIYALGSQADLDSVPGVAEHAYTVAGVEQAQRLRDRIASGAGVVAVAGAGLTGIEAATELAEFRPELKVLLVTAGRLGESLSERGRRHLRRVTDRLGIEVRAGARISEVRPDGLLLADGTHLLADTVVWTAGFRVPDLARAAGLAVDGHGRMLVDETLRSVSHPEVYGIGDAAAARMPGGQELRMACATGIPSAPRAVGAIAGRLAGKQPRPLKFRYVNQCISLGRRDALVQFVRADDSPVEAVLTGRLAARYKEVIVRGALFLQRRPAVLK; the protein is encoded by the coding sequence ATGACACCGCACATCGTGGTCCTCGGCGCGGGCTACTCGGGCCTGATCGCCGCCAAGCTGGCGGCCCGGCGCACCGGCGCGAACGTGACACTGGTAAACGAGCGTGACCGGTTCGTCGAGCGGGTACGGTTGCACCAGCTCGCCGCCGGCCAGACGCTGCGCGAGCTGCCCCTGACCGGCCTGCTGGCGGGCACGGGCGTGCGCCCGGTGATCGGCAGGGTGACCGGTATCGACCCGGATGCCCGCACGGTCCAGCTGGACGGCGCCGGGGCGTTGCACTACGACCAGCTGATCTACGCCCTGGGCAGCCAGGCCGACCTGGACTCCGTTCCCGGCGTGGCCGAACACGCCTACACCGTGGCCGGAGTCGAGCAGGCGCAGCGGCTGCGGGACCGGATCGCGTCCGGCGCCGGGGTGGTGGCCGTGGCAGGAGCCGGGCTGACCGGTATCGAGGCCGCCACCGAGCTGGCCGAGTTCCGGCCGGAGCTGAAGGTGCTCCTGGTCACCGCCGGGCGGCTGGGGGAGTCGTTGTCCGAACGCGGTCGGCGGCACTTGCGCAGGGTGACCGACCGTCTCGGCATCGAGGTCCGTGCCGGGGCGCGGATCAGCGAGGTCCGCCCGGACGGCCTGCTGCTGGCGGACGGAACGCATCTCCTCGCCGACACCGTGGTCTGGACGGCCGGCTTCCGGGTGCCCGACCTGGCGCGGGCCGCGGGGCTCGCCGTTGACGGGCATGGCCGCATGCTGGTTGACGAGACCTTGCGATCGGTCTCGCACCCGGAGGTCTACGGGATCGGGGACGCCGCGGCCGCCCGCATGCCGGGCGGCCAGGAGCTGCGGATGGCCTGCGCCACAGGGATCCCGTCCGCGCCGAGGGCGGTGGGTGCGATCGCAGGCAGGCTGGCGGGCAAACAGCCGCGTCCGCTGAAGTTCCGCTATGTCAACCAGTGCATCAGCCTCGGCAGGCGGGACGCGCTCGTCCAGTTCGTCCGGGCCGACGACAGCCCGGTCGAGGCCGTACTCACCGGCAGGCTGGCGGCCAGGTACAAGGAGGTCATCGTCCGCGGCGCGCTGTTCCTCCAGCGCCGCCCCGCGGTGCTGAAATAG